A genomic segment from Polyangium mundeleinium encodes:
- a CDS encoding succinate dehydrogenase/fumarate reductase iron-sulfur subunit, which translates to MRIALEVWRQRSPEAPGQFVRYETTEASPDMSLLELLDVVNEGLVQKGEEPIAFDSDCREGICGTCGFMVNGLAHGPLQGAAACQVYLRNFRDGETLWIEPFRAKAFPLLKDLVINRSALDRIIAAGGYVTVNTGNAPEANTSTIHKDDAEQAMDAAACIACGACIAACPNASAALFTGAKITHLGKLPQGQPEQGRRALRMVRAAAAEGFGHCTFAGECETACPKSIPLQVITQMNHDYLAARLSGEGHVQPRHIEPGTPKRRR; encoded by the coding sequence ATGCGGATCGCGCTCGAGGTCTGGCGGCAGCGGAGCCCTGAGGCGCCTGGACAGTTCGTCCGGTACGAGACCACCGAGGCCTCGCCCGACATGTCGCTCCTCGAGCTGCTCGACGTCGTCAACGAGGGCCTCGTGCAAAAAGGCGAAGAGCCGATCGCCTTCGACAGCGATTGCCGCGAGGGCATCTGCGGCACCTGTGGATTCATGGTCAACGGCCTCGCGCACGGCCCGCTCCAGGGCGCGGCCGCGTGCCAGGTCTACCTGCGGAACTTCCGCGACGGAGAGACGCTCTGGATCGAACCGTTTCGCGCCAAGGCATTTCCCCTCCTCAAGGACCTCGTCATCAACCGGAGCGCGCTCGATCGGATCATCGCCGCGGGCGGCTACGTCACCGTCAACACGGGCAATGCGCCGGAGGCGAACACCTCGACGATCCACAAGGACGACGCCGAGCAGGCCATGGACGCGGCCGCGTGTATCGCGTGCGGGGCCTGCATTGCTGCTTGCCCGAATGCCTCGGCCGCGCTCTTCACGGGCGCGAAGATCACGCACCTCGGAAAACTCCCGCAGGGCCAGCCCGAGCAAGGGCGGCGCGCGCTCCGGATGGTCCGGGCCGCGGCGGCGGAGGGATTCGGCCATTGCACGTTCGCCGGTGAATGCGAGACCGCATGCCCGAAGAGCATCCCCCTCCAGGTCATCACACAAATGAACCACGACTACCTCGCGGCCCGGCTCTCCGGCGAGGGACACGTGCAGCCAAGGCACATCGAGCCCGGCACGCCGAAGCGCCGCCGCTGA
- a CDS encoding undecaprenyl-diphosphate phosphatase — protein sequence MLPLAEVVLLAGIQGLAEALPISRSGHDAVARLWLDPGRSAAALESILHVATASALLVGARRHLVAAVSEGLRAVARPSLLRSSPGAHDAAVLVVAAATSLLSRALAAPFVELWSGAPIAIGFGLVWTGLLVGTMSLAPAGRVEAPSLSLAALLGLVHGTGVLPGGSDVGAALVIAMWMGTKADRALDLAFALTGITLLASFVAGLGARSEVTELGAPAIGFGLVTAFLGATVAIGLARSLLEKHALARLAFWVLPLGFATVSYGRSFGEASMREAPAHVMMVVMSEDDIPCKPLLPSTP from the coding sequence GTGCTGCCGCTCGCGGAGGTCGTGCTCTTGGCCGGGATTCAGGGCCTCGCGGAGGCGCTGCCGATCTCGCGCTCGGGGCACGACGCGGTCGCCCGCTTGTGGCTCGATCCGGGCCGCAGCGCCGCGGCGCTCGAGTCGATCCTGCACGTCGCGACGGCCTCCGCGCTCCTCGTCGGCGCCCGGCGTCACCTCGTCGCCGCGGTCTCCGAGGGGCTCAGGGCCGTCGCGCGTCCCTCGCTCTTGCGCTCGTCGCCAGGCGCGCACGACGCGGCCGTGCTCGTGGTCGCGGCGGCCACGAGCCTGCTCTCGCGCGCGCTCGCGGCGCCGTTCGTGGAGCTCTGGAGCGGCGCGCCGATCGCCATCGGCTTCGGCCTCGTCTGGACGGGGCTCCTCGTCGGCACGATGAGCCTCGCGCCGGCCGGGCGCGTGGAGGCGCCGTCGCTCTCGCTCGCCGCGCTGCTCGGCCTCGTGCATGGGACGGGCGTGTTGCCCGGCGGCTCGGACGTGGGCGCGGCGCTCGTGATCGCCATGTGGATGGGCACGAAGGCCGATCGGGCGCTCGATCTGGCCTTCGCGCTCACGGGGATCACGCTGCTCGCGTCGTTCGTCGCGGGCCTCGGCGCGCGGTCCGAGGTCACGGAGCTCGGCGCGCCGGCGATCGGCTTCGGCCTCGTGACGGCTTTCCTCGGCGCGACGGTCGCGATCGGCCTCGCGCGCAGCTTGCTCGAAAAACACGCCCTCGCGCGGCTCGCGTTCTGGGTCCTCCCCTTGGGTTTCGCCACGGTCTCGTACGGCCGTTCCTTCGGCGAAGCTTCGATGCGGGAGGCGCCGGCGCACGTGATGATGGTCGTTATGTCCGAGGATGACATACCATGCAAACCGCTCCTTCCGTCTACGCCCTGA
- a CDS encoding mannose-1-phosphate guanylyltransferase, with protein MQTAPSVYALILAGGAGTRFWPASRAARPKQLLPLVGKSPLIRQTAERITPLVDWERLFVATGKHLVEQTAEALPELYAENTLVEPAARNTAPCIGWASFHIARTNPDAVLMVLPSDHHVRDVAGFRFALERAVASAASGTITTIGIKPTHAETGYGYIELEGEARGIEALPAKRFVEKPDAARAEAFVAGGKHLWNAGMFFFRVRDMVDAIRAHMPALAEGLDAIDRAAEEGEKQAALEKIFPTLPSISIDHGVMDHIDHFAVVPGDFGWSDVGSFQTAFDLAEKDAQQNAAPHSALFVDARRNLVLDLRTGAEEGKRVIALVGVEDLVVVETDDALLVVPRARAQDVKEVVAALKSRGRTRLV; from the coding sequence ATGCAAACCGCTCCTTCCGTCTACGCCCTGATCCTCGCCGGCGGTGCCGGCACGCGTTTCTGGCCGGCCTCGCGCGCCGCGCGGCCGAAGCAGCTTTTGCCCCTGGTCGGGAAATCCCCGCTCATCCGGCAGACGGCAGAGCGAATCACGCCGCTCGTCGACTGGGAGCGGCTCTTCGTCGCGACAGGCAAGCACCTCGTGGAGCAGACGGCCGAGGCGCTGCCGGAGCTCTACGCCGAGAATACGCTCGTCGAGCCCGCCGCGCGGAACACGGCGCCTTGTATTGGTTGGGCGAGCTTTCACATTGCCCGGACGAACCCGGACGCGGTGCTGATGGTGCTGCCGAGTGACCACCACGTGCGCGACGTCGCGGGCTTCCGGTTCGCGCTGGAGCGCGCCGTGGCCTCGGCCGCGAGCGGGACGATCACGACGATCGGAATCAAGCCCACGCACGCGGAGACGGGCTATGGGTACATCGAGCTCGAAGGCGAGGCGCGCGGCATCGAGGCGCTGCCGGCGAAGCGATTCGTGGAGAAGCCGGACGCGGCGCGTGCGGAAGCCTTCGTGGCCGGGGGCAAACACCTCTGGAATGCGGGCATGTTCTTTTTCCGGGTGCGCGACATGGTGGATGCCATCCGCGCGCACATGCCCGCCCTCGCCGAGGGGCTCGACGCGATCGACCGCGCCGCCGAGGAGGGGGAGAAGCAAGCCGCGCTCGAAAAGATTTTCCCGACGTTGCCGTCGATCAGCATCGATCACGGCGTGATGGACCACATCGACCATTTCGCGGTCGTGCCTGGCGATTTCGGCTGGAGCGACGTGGGGAGTTTTCAGACCGCGTTCGATCTCGCCGAGAAGGACGCGCAGCAGAATGCGGCGCCCCATAGCGCGTTGTTCGTCGATGCGCGGCGAAATCTGGTGCTCGATCTGCGCACGGGGGCGGAGGAGGGCAAACGCGTGATTGCGCTCGTCGGCGTGGAGGATCTCGTGGTGGTGGAGACCGACGACGCATTGCTCGTGGTGCCGCGGGCGCGGGCGCAGGATGTAAAAGAGGTCGTGGCGGCGCTCAAGTCGCGCGGCCGAACCCGCCTCGTTTGA
- a CDS encoding succinate dehydrogenase cytochrome b subunit — protein MAATVKLGATSVAKKALMAASGVVLTGYVVLHLAGNLLYFAGPEALDAYGALLHKNPALLWSARTVLFASFCVHVFVALDLYMRRQVARPISYGRYERAASSLGARTMLWTGLILLGFVVYHVLHLTLGFFLPAYSPGRVHSNVSAAFSSIMPTVIYVLSMIALGLHVSHGTLAMTQSLGLTLRRDRLRGLRRFAAALAWIVAVGLAAIPITALTLSLLRGR, from the coding sequence ATGGCGGCGACCGTGAAACTCGGGGCGACGAGCGTCGCGAAAAAAGCGCTCATGGCAGCGAGCGGAGTCGTGCTCACGGGGTACGTCGTCCTGCACCTCGCGGGCAACCTGCTCTATTTCGCGGGCCCCGAGGCGCTCGACGCGTATGGCGCGCTCCTCCACAAAAACCCCGCCCTGCTCTGGTCGGCCCGAACCGTCCTCTTCGCGTCGTTTTGCGTCCATGTGTTCGTCGCACTCGACCTCTACATGCGCCGCCAGGTCGCGCGCCCGATCTCGTACGGCCGCTACGAGCGCGCCGCGAGCAGCCTCGGCGCGCGCACGATGCTCTGGACCGGCCTCATTTTGCTCGGGTTCGTCGTCTACCACGTCCTCCATTTGACCCTGGGCTTCTTCCTCCCCGCGTATTCCCCGGGCCGCGTCCATTCGAATGTCTCGGCCGCTTTTTCGTCGATCATGCCCACTGTGATCTACGTGCTCAGCATGATCGCGCTCGGCTTGCACGTCTCGCACGGCACGCTCGCGATGACGCAATCGCTCGGCCTCACCCTGCGGCGTGACCGGCTGCGTGGGCTCCGGCGGTTCGCCGCCGCCCTCGCGTGGATCGTCGCCGTGGGCCTCGCCGCCATTCCGATCACCGCGCTCACGCTCTCGCTGCTGCGGGGGCGGTAG
- a CDS encoding DUF1152 domain-containing protein, producing the protein MLPTFLARLADPSIKTVLLCGCGGGFDFLQGATLLPELERLGKRVILGSYSFGQPERIDDAAVVYTAETGAVVKQVLAHSSPPPDYGPEVHLASFLDQERPKSAPHFVYAYYARSFTVPALRAFYAELVQRHAVDAVILVDGGSDSLMRGDEEGLGDPIEDAVSVGAVASLEGVKLKLLCSVGLGADRFNGVSDAASLRAIAELTDAGGFLGAVSLEPTSPGFDFYKRCIEHVYANQTFRSALTGFILSAAEGHFGGEHVPPALRSRVSPGRFFVWPLMAMIWAFDVEVVARRSKIVGWIRDCTTVRDCHLALGRGRALLAEGPREVENLPRQEDMVGY; encoded by the coding sequence ATGCTACCGACCTTCCTCGCGCGGCTCGCCGACCCTTCGATCAAAACCGTCCTCCTCTGCGGCTGCGGCGGAGGCTTCGATTTCCTGCAAGGCGCGACGCTCTTGCCCGAGCTCGAGCGCCTCGGTAAGCGCGTGATCCTCGGCAGTTATTCGTTCGGGCAGCCCGAGCGCATCGACGACGCGGCCGTCGTGTACACGGCCGAGACGGGCGCCGTCGTCAAGCAGGTCCTCGCGCATTCGAGCCCCCCGCCCGATTACGGCCCGGAGGTCCACCTCGCGAGCTTCCTCGACCAGGAGCGCCCCAAGAGCGCGCCGCATTTCGTGTACGCCTATTACGCGCGGTCCTTCACCGTGCCCGCGCTCCGCGCCTTTTATGCCGAGCTCGTCCAGCGCCACGCCGTCGACGCCGTGATCCTCGTCGACGGGGGCTCGGATTCGCTCATGCGCGGCGACGAGGAGGGGCTCGGCGATCCGATCGAAGACGCGGTCTCGGTGGGCGCCGTGGCCTCGCTCGAAGGCGTGAAACTCAAGCTGCTCTGCTCGGTCGGCCTCGGCGCCGACCGCTTCAATGGTGTCTCGGACGCGGCCAGCCTGCGGGCCATCGCCGAGCTCACCGACGCCGGCGGCTTCCTCGGCGCCGTGAGCCTCGAACCGACGAGCCCTGGATTCGACTTTTACAAACGCTGCATCGAGCACGTCTATGCAAACCAGACGTTCCGCTCGGCGCTCACCGGCTTCATCCTCTCGGCGGCCGAGGGCCATTTCGGCGGCGAGCACGTCCCGCCGGCCTTGCGCAGCCGGGTGAGCCCGGGTCGGTTCTTCGTCTGGCCGCTCATGGCCATGATATGGGCCTTCGACGTCGAGGTCGTGGCGCGCCGCTCCAAAATCGTCGGCTGGATCCGCGATTGCACAACGGTACGAGATTGCCACCTCGCGCTCGGCCGCGGGCGCGCCTTGCTCGCGGAGGGCCCGCGCGAAGTGGAAAACCTGCCGCGGCAGGAAGACATGGTCGGTTATTGA
- a CDS encoding MmcQ/YjbR family DNA-binding protein has protein sequence MVSTKAGTTKSTKTTKKTATKKAKAPTKKAAPPAKKAAGRASKMEGSGGTLERFRAICMGFPEASEVEAWGHPTFRVRDKIFAAIGRENGVWSFGVKTTFEMQAGLVATDPRFTIAKYVGKHGWVNVRIDEPNDGPVDWNEVRALVTGSYKMIAPKTLAARVDD, from the coding sequence ATGGTGAGCACGAAAGCCGGCACGACGAAATCGACGAAGACCACCAAGAAGACGGCCACGAAGAAGGCCAAGGCCCCCACGAAGAAGGCGGCTCCCCCGGCGAAAAAGGCAGCCGGACGAGCGAGCAAAATGGAGGGGTCCGGCGGAACGCTCGAACGGTTCCGCGCCATTTGCATGGGTTTTCCCGAGGCGAGCGAGGTCGAGGCCTGGGGGCACCCGACGTTCCGCGTGCGGGACAAGATCTTCGCCGCGATTGGCAGGGAAAACGGCGTATGGTCGTTCGGCGTGAAGACCACGTTCGAGATGCAGGCCGGGCTCGTGGCGACCGACCCGCGATTCACGATTGCGAAATACGTCGGCAAACACGGATGGGTCAACGTGCGGATCGACGAGCCGAACGACGGCCCGGTCGACTGGAACGAGGTGCGGGCGCTCGTCACGGGCAGCTACAAGATGATCGCCCCGAAGACCCTTGCCGCGCGTGTAGACGACTGA
- a CDS encoding fumarate reductase/succinate dehydrogenase flavoprotein subunit, protein MHLDGKIPGGPLPQKWERRKLDYALVSPANRRKYRVLVVGTGLAGASAAATLGELGYRVECVFFHDSPRRAHSIAAQGGINAAKNYQNDGDSVQRLFQDTIKGGDYRAREGNVYRLAEVSLRIIDQCVAQGVPFAREYGGKLANRSFGGAQVSRTFYARGQTGQQLLLGAYQALLRQVQAGTVRLSPRTEMLDLVVAHGKARGIVARDLVTGEIRTFVADAVVLATGGYGNAYFLSTYARNSNATAIWRAHRRGAYLANPCFTQIHPTCIPVSGEHQSKLTLMSESLRNDGRIWVPLRAGDKRSPEQIPEDERDYYLERRYPSYGNLTPRDVASRAAKAVCDEGRGVGPSGLGVYLDFADAIRRLGADVIAERYGNLFDMYAEITGEDPYRAPMRIYPAIHYTMGGLWVDYDLMSTIDGLFVIGEANFSDHGANRLGASALMQGLADGYFIVPLAVGSYLARAKPPAIDDAHPAFEDARNDTAARIERLLSVRGKRTAASFHRELGKLLWDTCGMSRNREGLERALTHIPELRDRFYRELLVPGRGETLNRELETAGRVADYFELGELICRDALHREESCGGHFREEYQTPDGEALRDDEHFAYVAAWQWREGEPPILHKEPLVFEAAPPMQRSYK, encoded by the coding sequence ATGCACCTCGACGGCAAGATCCCCGGCGGTCCTCTTCCGCAGAAATGGGAGCGCCGCAAGCTCGACTATGCGCTCGTGAGCCCGGCGAACCGCCGTAAATACAGGGTCCTCGTCGTCGGCACGGGCCTCGCGGGCGCCTCGGCCGCGGCCACGCTCGGCGAACTCGGCTACCGCGTCGAATGCGTATTTTTCCACGACAGCCCCCGCCGCGCGCACAGCATCGCGGCCCAGGGCGGCATCAACGCCGCGAAGAACTACCAGAACGACGGCGACAGCGTGCAGCGCCTCTTCCAGGACACGATCAAGGGGGGCGATTACCGGGCCCGCGAGGGCAACGTCTACCGCCTCGCCGAGGTGAGCCTGCGCATCATCGACCAATGCGTCGCGCAGGGCGTCCCGTTCGCCCGCGAGTACGGGGGAAAACTCGCGAACCGCTCCTTCGGCGGCGCCCAGGTCTCCCGCACGTTTTATGCGCGTGGCCAGACGGGCCAGCAGCTCCTCCTCGGCGCCTACCAGGCCTTGCTCCGCCAGGTCCAGGCCGGCACGGTGCGCCTCTCGCCACGCACGGAAATGCTCGACCTCGTCGTCGCCCACGGCAAAGCCCGCGGCATCGTCGCGCGGGACCTCGTGACCGGCGAGATCCGCACGTTCGTCGCCGATGCGGTCGTCCTCGCCACGGGCGGCTATGGCAATGCGTATTTCCTCTCCACGTACGCGCGAAACTCGAACGCGACCGCGATCTGGCGCGCCCATCGCCGCGGCGCGTACCTCGCGAACCCGTGCTTCACGCAGATCCACCCCACGTGCATCCCCGTCAGCGGCGAGCATCAATCGAAGCTCACCCTCATGAGCGAATCACTCCGCAACGACGGCCGCATCTGGGTGCCGCTCCGCGCCGGGGACAAACGCTCGCCCGAGCAGATCCCCGAGGACGAGCGTGATTATTACCTCGAACGCCGCTACCCGAGTTATGGAAACCTCACGCCCCGCGACGTCGCCTCCCGCGCGGCCAAGGCTGTTTGTGACGAAGGCCGCGGCGTCGGCCCGAGCGGACTCGGCGTCTACCTCGATTTCGCGGACGCCATCCGCCGCCTCGGCGCGGACGTCATCGCCGAGCGGTATGGAAATCTCTTCGACATGTACGCCGAGATCACGGGCGAGGACCCCTACCGCGCCCCGATGCGGATCTACCCGGCCATCCATTACACGATGGGCGGCCTCTGGGTCGATTACGATCTCATGAGCACGATCGACGGCCTCTTCGTGATCGGCGAGGCGAACTTCTCCGATCACGGGGCCAACCGGCTCGGCGCGAGCGCGCTCATGCAGGGCCTCGCCGACGGCTATTTCATCGTCCCGCTCGCCGTGGGCAGCTACCTCGCGCGCGCAAAGCCGCCGGCGATCGACGACGCGCACCCCGCGTTCGAAGACGCGCGCAACGACACGGCGGCTCGCATCGAGCGGCTCCTCTCGGTACGCGGCAAGCGCACCGCAGCCTCGTTCCATCGCGAGCTTGGCAAGCTCCTCTGGGACACATGCGGCATGTCGCGCAACCGCGAAGGGCTCGAACGCGCGCTCACCCATATCCCCGAGCTTCGCGACAGGTTTTACCGGGAACTGCTCGTCCCCGGCCGGGGCGAAACCTTGAACCGAGAGCTCGAAACTGCCGGCCGCGTCGCCGACTATTTCGAACTCGGCGAGCTCATCTGCCGCGACGCCCTCCACCGCGAAGAATCGTGCGGCGGCCACTTCCGTGAGGAATACCAGACGCCGGACGGAGAGGCCCTGCGCGACGACGAGCATTTCGCCTACGTCGCTGCGTGGCAATGGCGCGAAGGCGAACCGCCCATCCTGCACAAGGAGCCGCTCGTGTTCGAGGCAGCCCCGCCCATGCAAAGGAGCTACAAGTGA
- a CDS encoding PAS domain S-box protein has protein sequence MDSAWFQHCPGILVATSQEGAISGFNPEAERVLGAERVRGGSLFESVHPDHRDAVASAWAKMSEGEAWNSLCQMRDADGSYRAFSLHARRVSGRSEIYVTIVAMPQLSSGHLAVPPAEDLKSLPVIAPERVLREILDCLDLSVYVIDHQGTYLLHDGKGCRAGGFEPGTLIGRNLFEIFGADKDSMTDIQRALAGEPVHATAEAIDVLWESWFVPMRENSGEVVGMLGLTLAKSDVRKALVELRTKMELIERQEEVIRNLETPVIQVWEKVLTLPMMGMVDSQRVGRLMDDVLSAVVRTSARFAILDLTGVDMVDTATASHLFSLIRAIRLLGAEGIVTGIRPTVAQTAVTLGLDLSSVTTCANLREGLRLCIRRMAEENRGRRNEMDQ, from the coding sequence ATGGATTCGGCTTGGTTCCAGCATTGCCCGGGTATCCTCGTGGCCACGAGCCAGGAGGGCGCGATTTCAGGCTTCAATCCCGAGGCCGAGCGTGTCCTCGGAGCCGAGCGCGTGCGAGGCGGCTCCTTGTTCGAGTCCGTTCATCCCGATCACAGGGACGCGGTCGCGTCGGCGTGGGCGAAGATGAGCGAGGGCGAAGCCTGGAACTCCCTCTGCCAGATGCGTGACGCCGATGGTTCCTATCGTGCGTTTTCTCTGCATGCGCGGCGCGTGTCGGGTCGGTCCGAGATCTACGTCACGATCGTCGCCATGCCGCAGCTCTCCTCGGGTCATCTCGCGGTGCCCCCCGCCGAGGACTTGAAGTCGCTTCCCGTCATCGCGCCCGAGCGCGTGCTCCGGGAGATCCTCGATTGCCTGGATCTATCGGTGTACGTGATCGACCACCAGGGCACGTACCTGCTGCACGACGGAAAAGGGTGCAGAGCCGGCGGCTTCGAGCCCGGGACGCTCATCGGGCGAAACCTTTTCGAAATTTTCGGCGCCGATAAAGACTCCATGACCGATATCCAGCGCGCGCTCGCAGGCGAGCCCGTCCACGCGACGGCCGAGGCCATCGACGTCCTGTGGGAGAGCTGGTTCGTGCCGATGCGCGAGAACAGCGGCGAGGTCGTGGGGATGCTCGGCCTGACGCTCGCCAAGAGCGACGTGCGGAAAGCCTTGGTCGAGCTTCGGACGAAGATGGAGCTCATCGAGCGGCAAGAAGAGGTCATTCGGAACCTGGAGACGCCGGTGATCCAGGTATGGGAGAAGGTGCTCACGCTCCCGATGATGGGCATGGTCGACAGCCAGCGCGTGGGGCGCCTGATGGACGATGTGCTCTCGGCCGTGGTGCGCACGTCGGCGCGGTTCGCGATTCTCGATTTGACAGGCGTCGATATGGTCGACACGGCCACGGCGAGCCACCTCTTCAGCCTGATTCGAGCGATTCGGCTCCTCGGCGCGGAGGGCATCGTCACGGGGATCCGGCCGACGGTGGCGCAGACGGCGGTGACGCTCGGGCTCGATCTGTCGAGCGTGACGACGTGTGCGAACTTGCGCGAGGGGCTCCGGCTCTGCATTCGCCGGATGGCGGAGGAGAATCGGGGCCGTCGGAACGAAATGGATCAATAA
- the folK gene encoding 2-amino-4-hydroxy-6-hydroxymethyldihydropteridine diphosphokinase encodes MQHARRIALALGSNLGDRAATIERAIADLRDTPGFVVVDCSPLYVTPPAGGPPQGDYLNGAVLVATALPARDVLMRTQAIERSLGRVRPDPVRWGPRTIDIDILWIEGECIDEPGLEVPHPRLEGRVFALRPLLDVAPDAAHPRTGKRYDELSAARLPITRA; translated from the coding sequence ATGCAGCACGCCCGGCGCATCGCCCTCGCCCTCGGCTCGAACCTCGGCGACCGTGCCGCCACGATCGAACGCGCCATCGCCGACCTGCGCGACACGCCGGGGTTTGTCGTGGTCGACTGCTCGCCGCTTTACGTCACACCACCGGCAGGCGGACCACCCCAGGGGGATTATTTGAATGGCGCCGTCCTCGTCGCGACGGCCTTGCCTGCGCGTGACGTCCTCATGCGGACGCAGGCCATCGAGCGCTCGCTCGGCCGCGTCCGACCGGATCCCGTCCGCTGGGGGCCTCGCACGATCGACATCGACATCCTCTGGATCGAGGGGGAATGCATCGACGAGCCTGGCCTCGAAGTCCCGCATCCGCGCCTCGAAGGCCGCGTCTTCGCGCTCCGCCCGCTCCTCGACGTCGCCCCCGACGCGGCGCACCCGCGCACGGGCAAACGTTACGACGAGCTCTCCGCGGCGCGCTTGCCGATCACACGGGCATAA
- a CDS encoding CBS domain-containing protein: MKGHARHIMTHHAEAVSLGTPLEEIARLLVDARIGGVPVVDEHERVVGFVSETDLMATLLQGQTPGAAARDVMSHPPIVVDEFATTDEVMAILRTGQIHHLPVVRSGRLVGIITPLDVLRYFVEKVMPPEPEVG; this comes from the coding sequence ATGAAGGGACACGCGCGCCACATCATGACGCATCACGCCGAGGCCGTCTCGCTCGGGACGCCGCTCGAGGAGATCGCACGGCTGCTCGTGGACGCGCGGATCGGCGGCGTCCCGGTCGTCGACGAGCACGAGCGCGTGGTCGGATTCGTGAGCGAGACGGATCTGATGGCGACGCTCCTGCAAGGGCAGACGCCCGGGGCCGCGGCGCGCGACGTGATGAGCCATCCGCCGATCGTCGTGGACGAGTTCGCCACGACAGACGAGGTGATGGCCATCCTCCGAACCGGTCAGATCCACCATTTGCCGGTGGTGCGGAGCGGACGGCTCGTCGGGATCATCACCCCGCTCGACGTGCTCAGATATTTCGTGGAAAAGGTGATGCCGCCCGAGCCCGAAGTGGGCTGA